CGGCGCAGGAGCGACTCGACCATCTCGCTGAGTGGGAAGCGCGTCTCGATGCGTGTCTTTCAGATCCTGTTGGTCCGATATTTACGGCGCTTGCAGAGACGATTCGCACGCACGATTTGCCCGTGCAATTGCTCAGAGATTTGCTTACGGCGTTTCGCATGGATGTGACGACGCAACGGCATCAGACTTATGGGGATTTGTTGGCGTACTGCACGTTTTCTGCCAATCCCGTGGGGCGGCTTATTCTCCATCTGTTTGGGTATCGCGGCGAGCACTATGCGCGGCATTCTGACGCGATATGCAGTGCGTTGCAACTCGCCAATTTCTGGCAGGATATTGCAATTGATTTTTCGCGCGGGCGCATTTATCTCCCGCAGGAGGATCTCAAACGGTTTGGTGTCGGGATTTCAGATTTGCGCGATCAGCGCGTTACGCCGGAGTTTTGCAGGCTTATGGATTATCTCATCAACCGCACACGGGATCTGTTTGTGGAGGGGTATCCCCTGCTGGATATGGTGAAGGGGCGATTGCGTTTTGAACTGCGGTTGACCTGTTTGGGCGGTATGCATATTCTGAAGAAGATTCGCGATAACGATTGCGATGTGTTTCATCGACGGCCCACTGTTACAAAACGCGATTTGCCCGCGCTTTTGTTGAAAACGCTTTTTTTTCGAGGCGTCCAATCGTGAACCTTAAAAAACACATTGCCAAAATTGTGTGGGGCGCTCGGACGAATTTTTTTTACGCGTTTGTTTTTTTGCCGCGCAAGAAACGCGAGGCTATTTTTTCGGTTTATGCGTTTAGCCGACATACCGATGATATTGTCGATGATGCGGCTTCGCCAGAAGAGGCGCGGTGCCGTCTCGATGCGTGGCGCGAGCAACTCCACGCCTGCTATAAGGGCAGTGCTACCCATCCGATCGCGCAGAATCTGCAGGGCGTTTTGCGGGATTTTCCCATTTCCAAAGCGCATTTTCTGGCGCTTATTGAGGGTGTTGAGATGGATTTGACAAAGAATCGGTATGCGACGTTTGACGAGTTGCGCGAATACTGCTACCGGGTCGCATCGGTTGTGGGGTTAATCTGTATTGAAATTTTTGGGTACCGCAATCCGCAGACCCGCGATTATGCCGTCAATCTGGGTCTCGCACTTCAACTGACTAATATTTTGCGAGATGTGCATACAGATTGGCAACAGGACCGCATTTATCTTCCACAGGAAGAGATGGCGCGGTTTGGATATCCGGAAGAGGCGCTTGCTCGGGGAGATTATAATGCTGCGTTTATCGAGTTGATGCGGTTTCAAGCGCAACGCGCGTGGACCTTTTATCAAACAGCCGAAGAATTGCTTCCCGCGGAGGATAGGGCTGCCATGTTTTCGGCGCAGATTATGGGCAAAATTTATGCCCAGTTGCTCGTGAAGATCCAGCAGGCCGACTACAATATTTTTGGCGCGTCTATTCGTCTCAACGATTTGCACAAACTGGGCATTGCGCTGCGCTATTGGCTGGGCAGTCGTTTCGCTTGGGGGTGATTGTGAAACGCGTAACGATAATTGGGGGAGGGTTTGCTGGTCTTGCAGCAGCTGTCCGCCTTTGCGATGCGGGATATTCCGTCACGCTTTTGGAGCGGCGGCAGCAATTGGGGGGGCGCACCTTTTCGTTTACAGATCCCGTTACGGGCGATACGGTTGACAATGGGCAGCATCTGTTGATGAAGTGCTATCGGGAGACGCTCGATTTTCTCGATCGGATTGGCGCGCGCGACAATGTGGTGTTTCAACCTCGGTTCAGAATAGACTTTCGCCATGCCGATGGTGGTGCGTACACATTGAGGTTTCCGTCCTTTTTGCCCGTGCCGTTGAATCTGCTGTCCGGCTTTTTGCGATTTGGCGCAGTTCACTGGACAGATATCCCGCCGTTGAGAAAAGTTGTGGCGGAGTTGCACAAGGATCTCGATACTGGACTCACGGTGGATGCCTGGCTCGACGATTGCGGTCAGAAACCGCGCATGCGAGAGGCTTTCTGGGATCCGCTTTGTATTGCCGCCCTCAACCAGCGACCGCAAAATGCCAGTGCGCGATATCTTCAAGCCGTGCTGCGAGAAGCTTTTTTGGGCGAATCAGATGGTGCGCGTTTGGGATATGCGCGGACGGGTCTGAGTGGTTTGTTTGAGAATCGCGCATGGGAATATATTTCAAAACGGGATGGCGAGGTTCTATGCGGAAAAGCCGTGACGTCTATTGTGCCTGCTTCTTCTGGCGTTCGCATCCATACCCGTTCGGGAGATGTGATAGATACAGATATGTGTATTGCGGCGGTTCCCCCGCTACAACTCGCCAGGATGATTTGTGGGAAAACCTTTGCCGAACTCTATCACACGCTTTGTCAATACGAGCCATCGCCCATTTTTTCCGTCAACTTGTGGTTTGATCGGTCCATCATGCGTGAACCTATGTGCGGTTTGCTCGGTACGACGATGGAATGGGTTTTTAACAAGTCCGTGCTCTATGGCAACTATGACCGCGCTTCTGAGGGCTTTCTCACCATGGTCGCATCTGCGGCGCATCATCTTTTACACATGTCAAATGAAGACCTTGTTGACCTATCTTGCAGAGAGCTTCATCAGGTCTTTCCCGAAAGTAGGCGTGCCGAGTTATTACACGCCAAAGTGATATGCGAGCACGCGGCGACTTGTGCGTTGCCACTTTCTTATTGTGTACCCAAAACCCAGACGTCACACCTCCGTCTGTTTCTCGCGGGGGATTGGACAGATACTGGATTGCCGCCGACTATTGAAGGTGCTGTCAGGAGCGGGTACGCGGCTGCAGATGCGATCTTACTCGAATAGTTCGATGTATTTTAAGCCCGTTCCCGTGTTGAATAATACGACGCGCTCGCGCTCGTTAACCAGATTTTGTGCTATGAGTTTTTCAAGAGCAGCGAGGGTGGCTGCGCCTTCGGGCGCGGGAAATGATCCCACGGCGGCAGCCAATTTTGATGTGGATGCCATTAGTTCTTCATCTGTGACGGAAAGCGCGCATCCACCGCTGTCGCGAATGGCTCTTAGCATCAAAAAATCGCCGACGGCAGCAGGGACGCGCAGACCCGCGGCGATTGTTTCGGCATCGGTCCACGGTTCGGCGTGTTCATCTCCCGCACCATAAGCCCGAACAATGGGCGCGCATCCCGCCGCTTGTACGGAAATCATGCGGGGGCGTTCTGAGCCAATCCATCCCATTTGTTCCATTTCGTCAAATGCCTTCCACATGCCGATTAATCCCGTGCCACCTCCGGTTGGGTAAATGACGACTTCTGGCAATTCCCAATCAAATTGTTCGGCCAATTCATAGCCCATCGTTTTTTTGCCTTCTACACGGTACGGCTCTTTCAGGGTCGAGATATCAAACCAGCCTTCGGCTTTTTTGCGCGATGCCACAATTTTTCCGCAATCGGAGATCAGGCCGTCGATCAATTCGACATGTGCGCCCAGGATCTTGCATTCGATATAATTGGCTTGTGGCACATCTTTGGGCATAAAAATATGCGCTGGCAAGCCCGCTCGCGCAGCATAAGCGGCTGTTGCGCCACCCGCATTGCCAGCCGAGGGAATGGCAATGGCCTGAGCGCCCAATTCCGCAGCTCTTGAAATTGCCGCCGACATGCCGCGCGCTTTAAATGATCCCGTTGGATTTAAGCCTTCGTCTTTGATGTACAGTTTTGGTACACCGATTTCTTGCCCCAGTGATGTCGCTTGCAACAATGGGGTGAATCCTTCGCCGAGACTCACCTGAAATTGATCGTTTTCGACTGGCAAAACTTCGGCATAACGCCACATTGTTGGTACGCGTTCTGCGAGTTTTTCCCGGCGCATGGCTTTTGCAACTGCATCGAGATCATATCGGGCAAATAACGGCGCATCTGCCTCTGGGCTCAAATTCCAGAGCTGGTCTTTTGAATACGCTTTGCCCGTCTTGGTGCAGACCAGATCAATGAGAAATCCCATAATTACCTCGCTAAAAAAAGTTAAAAGCTCGTCATAGTATGGGGCGTACTTTTTTTTTAGTCAAGGTCTAACACATCTGTCCGTTTTTTATTCTTTCCGCCGCGTATCGGCGTATTTTTCGCCTCAATGTCGGTCTGGATATCCCGAGCACTTCGCAAGCTCGTCCCTGATTGCCACTGGTGGCGAGCATTACCCGCTCAATATGCGCTTGTTCGATTTCATACAGGGTTTCAATTTTGTCTGTTGCGCTGGACTGTGTGGGCCTGAGTACATCCAGATGTTCGGGGAGAATTACTCCTTTCTGACAGGCCAGGGCTGCGCGGTAAATGGCGTGTTGCAATTCCCTTAAATTGCCCGGCCATTCATATCCTGCCAGATATGCAACTGCCGCTTCAGAAACTCCTTGCACCTCCATACCTGTATCGGCTTTTATTCGCATTAGCATTGCTTGAACAATGTGGGGGATATCTTCGCTGCGCTCCCGCAGAGGAGGGAGGGATATGGTCACGGCGCCGAGCCTGTAAAACAAATCCAGGCGAAATTCACCTTGTTCAATCATGGAATCGAGGTCGCGGTTGGTGGCAGCAATTACTCGAACCTGCGTTTGTATGAGTGATTGTCCGCCAACTCTGACAAATTCACCGCGATCTAAGACCCGCAACAGCTTGGCCTGAAATGCAGGCGAAGCTTCACCAATTTCGTCGAGAAAAAGCGTGCCGCCATCGGCTTGTTCAAAACACCCTGCCCGACGGGTTATGGCGCCGGTAAAAGCACCTCGCTCATGCCCAAAGAGTTCACTTTCGGCAATGCCTTCTGCTATTGCCGCACAATTGAGTGCTACAAATGCTCCCGCCCGCCCGGAAGCCCGATGTATTTCTCGTGCCATCAGTTCTTTTCCGGTTCCACTTTCTCCATAAAGCAGAACCGAAGCCGATGTTCGCGCTGACAGGCCCGCGCGCTTGAGTGCGAGTAACATGTCTGGACACGATCCAATCACCATCCCAGTGGGTGACTCGCCTCTGGGATTTTGGGATAGATAGTGTAGCGCGATTTTACCCTCGACCTGCAATTGAGAGATCAGAATATCCAGGGTCTGCCGATCAATAGGGTGTACGAGAAAATCGCGTGCTCCCAACGACAAAGCCTCGAGAACCCTATCAGATGCCATATATTCACCCACAATTACGACGGGACATAGATCTTCAAATACGGGAAGTAGCTTTAATCCCCGTCCATCGGGGAGGGCTTCAGCGACAAGGGCGAGATCGGGAATTCTTTCTTCAATGCGTTTCAAGCAGTGATAAAAAGAACCCGCTATGCGCGCGTTTGCGCCCAGTTTTTTCAGCAGTTGCGCCAATTGCATTGCGCGTTGCGGATTTCCATCAACAATCAGTATGTCTCCCATAAAACCTCCAATGTGTAAGTTTTACGAGATACATCATGCATATTTTGTGCCAGAGATAAAGAAATTTATAACATATTGATAAATAATTAGTTAAAAAGAACAAGAAAAATTTTAACTCGTACATCTGACGCATAAAAGGCGACAGATGGCTCCTATTTATATAAAAAAAGGCGTCCTTCAAAAGAAGAACGCCTTTTTTTCCTCTCTCGCTGACTCTCTATGGGGAAAAATCAAAATCAGTATCTGAAGGACCACTGATCCGTCCAGACAGAGATGTGCGGATCCGGTAAACATAGGTGAAACCACTTTTAATATCTCTATCGCTATAAGAAGTGGTCGTGATCGGATCCTCGGTTTCCAAAGTCGTATAATTTTGATCTGTTAAATTTCGAATGGCAGCACCGGAAGCAGCTCCGGCGATTTCTGCCCGTTGGACGATGAAATGGTCATACTTATCGGGAGCTACCCAGGTCAAATTGATCGCGGGAACAGCGGGATTATAACGAGCCACCAGGTCCGTTGGAGGAACGGGGACTATATCAGTTGTGGTCACCGTCCTGATGGGTGATCGCGCACTCTCATTGCCCTGATGGTCAATGGCAGAGATCTGATACCTGTAAGTCGTGCGGTTTAGCAGGTCGGTATCTCGATACATCTGATGCGTCGCATCTAAGGTATCTATCTCAGTCGGCACAGTATTCAATGGATCCGCGCGATAAATTACAAAGCTGGCAAGTCCGGTCAGGTCGCCGCCATTTGCATCTCTTGTGGGGGCGTCCCAACTCAACTCGATCGCTGCCCCACTACTTTCCAAAATAGCGACAAAATTGCCGGGGGTAGCGGGTGGGATATCGTCGATCAGTGCCGTTGCAGAGGCAAATAGCGATGGTTCACTTTCTGTGTTATTTACACCAATCGCCTGCACGCGATAGACATAGGTCTGATCTGCTACCAGCGGCGAATCGACATAGGTCGTATGCACGGTCGAAAAGGTCGCTTCGGCCTCGGTTTGCGCCGGGTCTGTATAGCGCATGATGCGATACCCGGTCAGCTCTGCTTCTGTATTGGCAGACCAGGTGATGGCGATATACCCAATTCCACCAGTCGCGCGTACATTGCGCGGTGCTGCCAGAACCGGAGGCGGCTCGGTGGCCTGTGCAGAAACAAAGACCGATAGTTCGCTCCTCTCATTGGCGGTGCCAACTGCCCGCACTCGATAGACAAAGGTCTGTCCGGCAGTGACAGGGGTATCCACATACGTCGTCAATACAGAAGAGAAGATCCTGTCAGGTGTTTCATCTGTGGGATCTGTAAAGCGCAATATCTCATATCCGGTCAATTCCGGCTCGGTGTTTGCCGCCCAGGTCAAGGTGATTTTCAACTCACCACCAGTCGCGCGTACATTGCGCGGTGCTGCCAGAACCGGAGGCGGCTCGGTGGCCTGTGCAGAAACAAAGACCGATAGTTCGCTCCTCTCATTGGCGGTGCCAACTGCCCGCACTCGATAGACAAAGGTCTGTCCGGCAGTGACAGGGGTATCCACATACGTCGTCAATACAGAAGAGAAGATCCTGTCAGGTGTTTCATCTGTGGGATCTGTAAAGCGCAATATCTCATATCCGGTCAATTCCGGCTCGGTGTTTGCCGCCCAGGTCAAGGTGATTTTCAACTCACCACCAGTTGCTTGCAAGTTGCGCGGGATGGCAAATCCCCTGGTGGTCACAGATACTGGCTGAGATCGGGGTCCGGCATTGCCGGCCTGATCCAATGCTCTGATTGCATAAAAGTATCGCGTCAATAACTCGACAGATGTGTCTTCGTAACTCACCTGATCGCTCGATACTGCGGCGATCAGCGCAAAGGATGTATTGTTCTCGCGTGATCGGTAGATTTCAAAGGAGGTCAATCCGGTCAACTCATTGCCATTGCTATCTCTTGTGGGAGCCGTCCAGCTGATAAGCACGCGCTGGAAATTATCATCGTCCAGGCTGACGATGAGATCCGAGGGCGCGCCGGGAGGGCTCTGATCGGCTGAGACGGTCGCAGAAGCATAGAGTGATCGTTCGCTTTCTTCGTTATTGGTACCAACAGCCTGTACGCGATACACATAGGTCTGTCCCGATACCAGCGGCGAATCGACATAAGTCGTCTGCACGGTCGAGAAGGTCGCTTCGGCCACTGTCTGTGCCGGGTCTGTATAGCGCATGACGCGATACCCGGTTAGTTCAGGCTCGGTGTTTGCCGTCCAGGTGATGGTAATATGACCGATTCCGCCTCTTGCCTGCACATTGCGCGGGGCTGCCAGAACCGGAGCAGCTTCAGTGGCCTGGGCAGAGACGGGGGACGATAATTCGCTCTTCACGTTGGCGGTGCCAACTGCCCGCACCCGATAGACAAAGGGGTGATCTGCTGTGACGGGTGTATCCACATATGTCGTCAGCACAGAAGAGAAGGTTTTGTCGGGTGTTTCGTGTGTGGGATCAGTGAAGCGCAATATTTCATATCCGGTCAATTCAGGCTCGGTGTTCGCCGTCCAGGTCAATGTGATTTTCTGCACACCAGGAGTTGCCCGCACGTTGCGCGGGCTGGCAAAGCCCTTGGTGGTTACAGATATTGGCTGAGATCGGGGTCCGGCATTGCCAGCCTGATCCACCGCTCTGATCGCATAGAAATACGTCGTGAGCAATTCGACAGAAGTATCCACAAAACTCACCTGATCGCTCGATACTGTGGCGATTAGTGCAAAGGATGTGTTGTTATCGCGTGACCGGTAGATTTCAAAGGAGGCCAATCCGGTCAGTTCATTGCCATTTCTGTCTGTTACAGGTGCAGTCCAGTTCAGCATCACCCGCTGGAAATTATCATCGTCCAGGCTGACGATGAGATCTGAGGGCGCGCCAGGAGCACTCTGATCGGCAAGTGCCAGTCCATCGATGAAAGTGGAAGTATCACTGCGCAATAGTCCAAGATTAGGATCTTGCACAACGGTTTGAACTTTGTAGTAGTACACTTGATCGGTCGCGACAAGCGAATCGACATAGGTCGTCTGTCCTGTGGTAAAGAGCGTGTCGCTTGTTACGGATGTAAAAGGACCTTGTGTCGATTGTGACCGCAAAACCAGATAGCCCAGCAAATTGGAATCGTTTACGGGATTCCAGGATATGACAATGCGCGCCTGTTCATTTTTCGTTGCGCGCAAGCCAGCAGGTATTGGTACGTTCGCGCCTGGTGTGTTTATGGTCACTAATGTAAGTGCTGGAGGTCCTGTGTTGCCTTCTGGATCGACGGCGATGACCACATAAACGTGGAGCACGCCAGCTTCGAGCCCATCGGTATCGAGGAAATAAGTCTGGTTGGCTGGCACGGTTCCAAGTTCGACAAAAATATCCTTCAATTCGGCGGATATTTCTCCCAGATTATCGAGGTCAATGCCCAGTTCTGTGGCGAGTTGGACCAGTGCTGCTTGCGAACCCTGTATCTGGAGTTTGCCCTGCGAATCTTTGATTCTGAAAACTCTGTACCCGGACAAGCCGGTCAATTCCTGATTGCCTACATCCATTTCTGGCGCTGACCAGCCCAGTGTAACCTGTTTGCCATCGGCATCGGTGATGGCGACGAGATTTGTCGGCATAGCCGGTGCGCGCGTGTCATCGAGTACTTCTGCGCTCACAAACGCAGACAAATCACTTGCTTGTCCATCTACATCTACGGTGCTGAGTTTGTAAAAGTATATTTTTGATACACTGGCATCTATTGTCGAATCCACATAAGTCGTGCGTGCTGTGGTTACGTCGGGAACGGATGATTCGCCGCGCAATAGATCAAATTTGCCCGTAGCCGATGTTGACCGCCATATCCCATATCCCGCAAGATTGGTGCTGTTCACGGGGTTCCAGTTCAAAGTAATCCGTCCAATACCGCCCTGTGCGCGAATATTGCCCGGCGGATTCAAAGCCGTCGTGCTTCCTTCAAATTGTGAGTCAACCGGATTTACGCGCTCGCGTCCGCATCCCCACATAGCTATTAAAATTATTGCAATCCCCAAAAGGCCGAGTTGTAGTCGGCGCGTCCACCAGTGCTTCATAATAATCTCCTCATTGCCCATTAATGATGATTAAAATTTTTTCTTTAACACAATTCCAACAGATTTTTTGCGAATGTCACTGTTGAGATCTATTTTGATTCGTCGATCAATTTTGGGCATTTTATCATCCACGCCGCTGTGTATGAGTAAACGCAAACCACTGATCAACAAAATTGCGGAAAATCCGACACTCATCATGCTCTTGGTATCTCGATCGCTCGTGCGGTTAAAAAATTGTTCGGCTTCTCGAGAGTCTTTCGCCGCCTTGTAGGCTTCGTAATTGTCGTTTGCATCGCGCTTGTAATCAATGGCGCGCTTGGCCATATAAGCACTGCCACCGAGAAATAAGATACCAAATGTACGCCGTGCAGTAAAAAAGGACCGCGCTTCGGCAACGGGGGCCAAACACCCTAAAAAGAATGCGGTTGCCAGCACGACGCAACACATTTTATACATCCGTCTGTGCATACTTACTCCTTCCCTGAGATTTCG
The DNA window shown above is from Gemmatimonadota bacterium and carries:
- the hpnC gene encoding squalene synthase HpnC, with amino-acid sequence MSQTAHKTRGIAIAEAYAHCEALTRAHYENFPVGSVLISKRVRPHVYSIYAFARTADDFADEPGLTAQERLDHLAEWEARLDACLSDPVGPIFTALAETIRTHDLPVQLLRDLLTAFRMDVTTQRHQTYGDLLAYCTFSANPVGRLILHLFGYRGEHYARHSDAICSALQLANFWQDIAIDFSRGRIYLPQEDLKRFGVGISDLRDQRVTPEFCRLMDYLINRTRDLFVEGYPLLDMVKGRLRFELRLTCLGGMHILKKIRDNDCDVFHRRPTVTKRDLPALLLKTLFFRGVQS
- the hpnD gene encoding presqualene diphosphate synthase HpnD; the encoded protein is MNLKKHIAKIVWGARTNFFYAFVFLPRKKREAIFSVYAFSRHTDDIVDDAASPEEARCRLDAWREQLHACYKGSATHPIAQNLQGVLRDFPISKAHFLALIEGVEMDLTKNRYATFDELREYCYRVASVVGLICIEIFGYRNPQTRDYAVNLGLALQLTNILRDVHTDWQQDRIYLPQEEMARFGYPEEALARGDYNAAFIELMRFQAQRAWTFYQTAEELLPAEDRAAMFSAQIMGKIYAQLLVKIQQADYNIFGASIRLNDLHKLGIALRYWLGSRFAWG
- the hpnE gene encoding hydroxysqualene dehydroxylase HpnE, whose product is MKRVTIIGGGFAGLAAAVRLCDAGYSVTLLERRQQLGGRTFSFTDPVTGDTVDNGQHLLMKCYRETLDFLDRIGARDNVVFQPRFRIDFRHADGGAYTLRFPSFLPVPLNLLSGFLRFGAVHWTDIPPLRKVVAELHKDLDTGLTVDAWLDDCGQKPRMREAFWDPLCIAALNQRPQNASARYLQAVLREAFLGESDGARLGYARTGLSGLFENRAWEYISKRDGEVLCGKAVTSIVPASSGVRIHTRSGDVIDTDMCIAAVPPLQLARMICGKTFAELYHTLCQYEPSPIFSVNLWFDRSIMREPMCGLLGTTMEWVFNKSVLYGNYDRASEGFLTMVASAAHHLLHMSNEDLVDLSCRELHQVFPESRRAELLHAKVICEHAATCALPLSYCVPKTQTSHLRLFLAGDWTDTGLPPTIEGAVRSGYAAADAILLE
- a CDS encoding threonine synthase, producing the protein MGFLIDLVCTKTGKAYSKDQLWNLSPEADAPLFARYDLDAVAKAMRREKLAERVPTMWRYAEVLPVENDQFQVSLGEGFTPLLQATSLGQEIGVPKLYIKDEGLNPTGSFKARGMSAAISRAAELGAQAIAIPSAGNAGGATAAYAARAGLPAHIFMPKDVPQANYIECKILGAHVELIDGLISDCGKIVASRKKAEGWFDISTLKEPYRVEGKKTMGYELAEQFDWELPEVVIYPTGGGTGLIGMWKAFDEMEQMGWIGSERPRMISVQAAGCAPIVRAYGAGDEHAEPWTDAETIAAGLRVPAAVGDFLMLRAIRDSGGCALSVTDEELMASTSKLAAAVGSFPAPEGAATLAALEKLIAQNLVNERERVVLFNTGTGLKYIELFE
- a CDS encoding sigma-54 dependent transcriptional regulator, coding for MGDILIVDGNPQRAMQLAQLLKKLGANARIAGSFYHCLKRIEERIPDLALVAEALPDGRGLKLLPVFEDLCPVVIVGEYMASDRVLEALSLGARDFLVHPIDRQTLDILISQLQVEGKIALHYLSQNPRGESPTGMVIGSCPDMLLALKRAGLSARTSASVLLYGESGTGKELMAREIHRASGRAGAFVALNCAAIAEGIAESELFGHERGAFTGAITRRAGCFEQADGGTLFLDEIGEASPAFQAKLLRVLDRGEFVRVGGQSLIQTQVRVIAATNRDLDSMIEQGEFRLDLFYRLGAVTISLPPLRERSEDIPHIVQAMLMRIKADTGMEVQGVSEAAVAYLAGYEWPGNLRELQHAIYRAALACQKGVILPEHLDVLRPTQSSATDKIETLYEIEQAHIERVMLATSGNQGRACEVLGISRPTLRRKIRRYAAERIKNGQMC